The nucleotide window GGGTTACGGACGGCTGCTTTCAAGCGTCTACTGTCGAACACTCTCTCATGTCCCTCCCTGATGATGTCACCGCTGCTGGGGCAATGTCGTCCACGCTTGATGACGTCACGGTGTGTCAGCTGTTCAGCCAATCAGCTATTGGAGCCCCCGACACCTGCcccgccctcctcctcctgcctcaaGAGGAGCAGCCAAACGAAACGGAGAGACTTCGCGCGGGGGGTTCCAAAGGCGACGGCGGCGAAGCGGGTTTGGTGGAGGGTTTTGAGCAGTTCGAAGGGAACATCCCAGAATTCATCAGCTACTTCCTGGACTCGGCGGGGCGCGGGAGACGAGGCCGGCGGGCGCTGAGAGGCCCGCGGAGGGCGAGGCGGGCAGAGAAGCGACAGGGCGAGAGAGCCAGGCGACTGAAGGGGGAAACGGACAAAGGGGACGAGGACAGGCAGGCCATCGAGAAGGTGGAACGGCGTTTCCCGCTGAGAGAGGGATGCCCCGTGGTCCTCACCTGGAGGGGGGTCGGAGGGGGACGCATCGGACGGTCCCTGCATCTGCCGACCAGGAAGAAGACCCGGCCCAGATCGTGCGTCAGGCAGAACAGTGCGAAAGGGAAAGGGACAGAGCAGAATCAGGTATGCggtcaatctgtgtgtgtgtgagtgtgtgtgtgtgtatgtgtgtgtgtgagtgtgtgtgctcacatatgtctgtgtgtgtgtgtgtgtgtgtgtgtgtctgtgtgtgtgtatgtgtgtttgtgtgtgtgattgtgtgcgcacgcatgtgcgtatgtgtgtgtgtgtgtatgtgtgtgtgtgtgtgtgagtgtgtgcgcacgcatgtgtgtatgtgtgtgtgtgtgtgtgtgagtgtgtgcacacgcatgtgtgtatgtgtgtgtgtctgtgtatgtatgtgtgtgtgtgtgtgtgtgtgtgaatgaaagtGTACTTTTGGCAACAGCTGTTGAGTTAATGAATTCTTGTCTTAGACATCCATCTTTAAACTAAGATTACATTCAAATGTAACCACTGGTGGTCAAGTGCTTATTGTATGTTGATTCCACACCTTTTAGCTTTTCCACTTTGTATTTGAACACTTGTCTACtaattgtgtgtatttgtgtgagtttgagtgtgtgtttatgtatttgtgtgagtttgagtgtggATGATATATATTGTGCATGTTtcattgtgtatctgtgtggatTGAGATTGTTATGTGTTgtcatatgtaagggataatgtataaatcgccggtcattatggggaaaataagtcccgagagggcaaaccggaccccgacgcgccagcggaggggtcttgtttcgccctaaatggacttattttcccataatgaccggagttttatacattatcctgcttattatacggctacttgccaaaacgaaaaaataaactccatgatatgtctctttacacttatttgttaccgtttcgtcgtggcttttgctgagaaacaaatagttcaacacacgctgaacttgaatcaaacattctttagaacacagctgatcaaccgtctgctttcacttttgaataaagttccaagcacaaactccgttgccattgacagcggtcattcttgttttcagaggtcctttcccaagaaataatgaccgctagaactttcggaaatcccattcaagtcaatggagcattctacttgcattgtgaagagccgtataataacatATGTTATGTGTTGTTCATCACAGGACAAAGTCCCTGTCATCAAAAAGCCGAGAGGGCGACCTCGGGTCCGGCCACCCCCTCTCGTTGCTCGCCTGCCTCCCCCCGACAGTGGCACTTTGACCCCCACCCTTCCCTGCCTGCCCCAGACTCCGTTCATGCTGCAaaccctgcccctgcccccctcTACTCCACCCAGGTCCTTACTGGAACAACTCCTGTTCGAGCTCAACCAGCCTAGCGGTGCTGGAGAAACAAACACTTCAACTCCCAGAATTCTCTGCCCGTCTGGAAACAACGCCGAGGCCAGAAgctcccagcagcagcagcagcagcagcagcagccggaTGGGGAGGTCAGCGACATGTTGGATCACCTGCTGCTGTCGCTGGAGCAGCCGTCGAGCATGCGGCCGTACACCATCATCAAGGATCTGCAGCAGTGCAGCAGAGAGGAGGCGAGAGACGCTGcgccggcacacacacacatgcgcactccTCGCCGGAGGGCACCGCGGCTGACGCGCACCATGCACCTGTCCGCCACCCCGTGGCGCCGCCACTGCGATCCCGCCGACCGCAAGATGGAAGGCAGCGGCCAGAAGAGGATCCTAGCGGAGATCAGCCTGCGGGCGGAGATGTTCGAGGAGCGGAGGATGACCAGGAATCAGGCCAAACTTTTGCGGAAGTCCGCCACCAGCGAGTGGGCTTCCAGCAGCAGCATGGGGCCGGACGTTCCCGACCCCAAGCGCCGGCAGCCGGGGAAGAACATGAAAATACTGCGACTAAAGTTGCTCGGGAagcggaagagagaggaggaggaggaggaggaggaggatgaagaggaggaggaggaggaggaggatgaagaggaggaggatgaagaagtGTGGGGGAGGGAGAGCGCTGAGACGTCCCCACGGCCCCCTCTGCCCCCCAGGCCTCAGTCCCCGTGCCAAGGCGAACCAGACACAGAGGCCCACCTCAGCCCCTCAACCGCCCCGGCCAATCGACTCGCTGGACGGCTGGGCAGGACCAGTCCACAGGGGGGCGCTGTGACCCTGTAGGAGCACCCTTAAGTTTGATGGAGACTGTGCAGTGCACAGGAAAGAAAACGTTCTGTGGcttaggtcaaaggtcatgacACTCCACCAGAGGTCAAAGGTGGATCAGCAGGAGTTCAGATTGAGATTTTGGGTTCAGTTGAGTAGtgttaatgtttttgttgttttgttaaggttcaaattaaaatgtttcttttaATGCACAGgtgtatgtgtttttatgatacttattttttttttaacctaacTTGCTTTTTATAAACAGCCAGGATTCTCCTTCAGACTTTCTGGTGTCCATTTTAAAAGGACAATTGGCATTGATGCTGGAGTGCCTTGGCCCCAGTAGGCTACAGCAGAACACCTACTGTAAGTTTTTCCTCTGAATTATTTAAGGACCTCTGAGCTGTTCTGTCCAACAGAATGGGTGTCATAAAACAGAAGGGTCATCTCTCTCATGTTTGGAATGGCAAGTAATAGCAGGCTGATGTGTTACAGAAAAGGTaacttatcacccggagagaagaaatactcttttctgattggctggtggggtggctattcattctgaataacaggacaccgttccatatcaatgcttaggaatggtaactataacaaccatagtaggacgacggttgcagcgcactagaatctttggttgcaggcttcgcaacagtggaatcaactgtaaacaagctaactgggccaacgaaagttatacaacaagctgaactagtgagcttctaTTTAAACAGAACcgtgtgtttcctttgctttacagtggcaaccgggtgataagcgggataacggccttcgaggtgtgtccagttatacggaattaatggactcgggcggagttttttgcccctcgcccttgtccattaattccgtataacaggacacctcggcggccattatcccttacttaaccaATGCAAGACCATTTAAGTTCATAACATAAAATCTGTTGGTTTTGTATACTGTAGGTCTTTGTAGCCTACTGACCTACCCTGCATCAAGCAGACCAGCTTAGGTCTGTAATATAGGCTGTACAAGGAGTTATTATGCGTTTTATTTTAGACAATGTTTATTCTAACTTAAAAAAGCTAAAACGTAGTTATACTGCACATGCAACATATGTGTGATTAGATGTCATCAGATTACTGTTTTGACACCAGTGTAAACAAGCCACTTGTTGCTTCTCATTGAGTAATGGTTTACCTCCATCTAGTGGATATTATTAGCTACTACATGTAGGAAATTATCCATTTCTCAGTCACTATTATAGATGACAACACACTTAATTTAATGCaaatctatttatttatatttctaCCAAGTAATGAACTATACTCTCTATGGTCGCTGGATGTATTATCACTTACAGAATGGTCAAACACTTTTAAGACCGCTGACAAGGTAAAACACAGGACACCACCACAACATTTACAACCagacacacaagctcacacctgcacccacacacacatacactcacatgcactcacacacacatacctccacacacacacttaataataACACAGAGGTGAGGTACTGAAGTGCACAtaagtttattttttccatATTATTTTTAGCTTCATGATGATCTCATCCCCCTGCACACCTAAACTGGACCAGCAGAAGGATGGGTCTCCACTGCCACGCCTCCACCCCTTGACAAATCACACATAGGGGGGGTGTGGTCTAGTCTGTGCCGATTGGATGGAACCCTCTGTCGGAGTGGCTCAGTCGCGAGTGTGCGCGCGGGGCAAAGTTAGTCAGTTCCAGACGTCTTAAACAGTATAGAAATGCAGGTGTGAATGAAGGTGGTTTCTTTTCTCTGCTAGGAGTAAAAAGACACTGGCTTGGAGTAgctgaataagtgtgtgtgtgtgtctgtgttgtgtatgtgtgtgtggcggtcTCGGTGGTGCTGGGAGGGTTTGCGGGCGTTACGAGGTCCTTAATGCTGGATTCTGCGGATAGACTGGATCTGGGGGGTCTGACTGTGAGAGCCCCAGTTCCTCCAGTGCTGGTAGTCTCCACTGTGTCTCTCACACTCCATGATGTACTGTCTGCCTCTGTAGCCAGAGAACTCGTAACACACAAACCTGCAGAGGGACAGAACacaagggcgtgtgtgtgtgtgtgtgtgggatggaaAGGGAGATAAATAGAAGGAGTGTTCATGAGTACTGAATTTTGAGGAGAAAGGTCGGGGGGCATGAAGTCTGTGTTGGTAGATCTGCTGTGCCACAGGTTGTAGCTGTAACTCACCTGGCTCTAACACTCCCATGTTCCTAAAGGGCTTGGACTGTCTGTGTAGTAACTGTGAGCTGTAACTGTGTTTATTCATTTGTAAGAATATGCTATATTTTTGTGATGTCTTAAATGAGCAACTCTAACACCAAACTTACTCGTATTCTGAACTATATGGCAGCTTGCTATTtttagcatgaaaacaaatatTCTGCAATTGAGTTAAATTAGGAAACTGAAAACATAGTCAAAATTGTGACATTACAATTGATTTTACATTTTCACATACATTCTATAAGGAcagagggggagtgtgtgtatgtgagctgaTTCAGACTTACGCGCCACACTGCACGTGCATGGAGCCGACCTCAGTTCCACACCAGCCCATGGCCTGGAGAGAGGGGTAGTCATCACAGATCTCCACGCTGCGACCCAGGAAGTTCTCC belongs to Alosa sapidissima isolate fAloSap1 chromosome 20, fAloSap1.pri, whole genome shotgun sequence and includes:
- the LOC121694513 gene encoding uncharacterized protein LOC121694513; its protein translation is MGMFEQLLMKGLQRQQHRAQFCDTVLQTQDISVPVHGCVLSAFSPRLCEFLSTLPALPNGKSRVIELQAVEAYTLLRLVRVLYTGTVEGERTDLQKAADKLGITLPPEKVEEEQGEWEAGEDREPLQDGAFGKTRGPKEGGGKKGTDRRECKDAETQFDVTQTDGGRRAAETDTQTHSDITSSQFMYERLSSTEFQSDVPPVGHMSQFPWVTDGCFQASTVEHSLMSLPDDVTAAGAMSSTLDDVTVCQLFSQSAIGAPDTCPALLLLPQEEQPNETERLRAGGSKGDGGEAGLVEGFEQFEGNIPEFISYFLDSAGRGRRGRRALRGPRRARRAEKRQGERARRLKGETDKGDEDRQAIEKVERRFPLREGCPVVLTWRGVGGGRIGRSLHLPTRKKTRPRSCVRQNSAKGKGTEQNQDKVPVIKKPRGRPRVRPPPLVARLPPPDSGTLTPTLPCLPQTPFMLQTLPLPPSTPPRSLLEQLLFELNQPSGAGETNTSTPRILCPSGNNAEARSSQQQQQQQQQPDGEVSDMLDHLLLSLEQPSSMRPYTIIKDLQQCSREEARDAAPAHTHMRTPRRRAPRLTRTMHLSATPWRRHCDPADRKMEGSGQKRILAEISLRAEMFEERRMTRNQAKLLRKSATSEWASSSSMGPDVPDPKRRQPGKNMKILRLKLLGKRKREEEEEEEEDEEEEEEEEDEEEEDEEVWGRESAETSPRPPLPPRPQSPCQGEPDTEAHLSPSTAPANRLAGRLGRTSPQGGAVTL